From Trichoderma atroviride chromosome 1, complete sequence, one genomic window encodes:
- a CDS encoding uncharacterized protein (BUSCO:EOG092D12XY): MSELPHYNVRQTASHAKSIGITQRATPLRFPWVGDLRVRFSDFQVNEIGKDGVVVHLRKIGLNGQNKPVADAAPVKGADTPKEQQDSTNEGDSNEVKDEPQEQEIVEIPAEDVTALSNLAGEKFAQELVDLFRDGQAAPLERKKPVVSEPMDDKFKRGEIHQEIRRIFNSRIETSTGDAGAIVASFAAPTRRGKRGRGGRNRNRNKQEDQPIGEYLHFTLFKDNRDTMDAVNQIARILKVKPQVINYAGTKDRRASTVQRCSVRYTRDRSLAGINGKLWGITTGDYEYKTDPIHLGQLLGNEFAITIKNCQILGEDSAKPVPEQADLMHANVQSALDHMTEHGWINYFGHQRFGTHQIGTHEVGKLILGDNYEGAINAILAYDEEIAQKAETEGIPNEPAKRDEYNRHLACMLFRTEKDVEKAIEIMPRRFAAEVCVLRHLNRQGKQSRRDFVGALIHITRGLRSMYLHACQSHVWNHAASRRWELHSEKVIKGDLVIVETEATPQVSGQDQDGDDIINPVNPVEDDDDIPLQARPLTEEEAASGKYTVYDIVLPTPGYDVIYPDNEIGEFYKDFMGREENGSLDPHKMRRMRREFSLPGRYRKLMNRFLAKPSVEFKTYSDDEEQMHPTDLDLIKADRKTGTHASNNKRSREDGDDARPSKVAKVEGENEASNQTSQEEGAAASAKVEETETTNAQESMEVDKPLKIAAIVKFQLGRSAYATVTLRELMGDPPESNAS; this comes from the exons ATGAGCGAACTGCCGCATTACAATGTGCGCCAGACTGCGTCTCACGCCAAATCAATAGGAATCACGCAGCGCGCCACTCCTTTGCGATTCCCATGGGTGGGCGACCTGCGCGTGAG GTTCTCAGATTTCCAGGTCAATGAGATTGGCAAAGACGGCGTCGTTGTTCATCTGCGCAAAATCGGATTAAATGGCCAAAACAAACCG GTTGCGGACGCCGCGCCGGTAAAGGGGGCTGATACTCCCAAAGAGCAACAAGACTCCACTAACGAGGGTGATTCCAACGAGGTTAAAGATGAACCTCAAGAGCAGGAGATTGTTGAGATCCCCGCGGAAGATGTGACAGCTCTCAGCAATCTAGCAGGCGAAAAGTTTGCACAAGAGCTCGTAGACTTATTCCGAGACGGTCAGGCCGCGCctttggagagaaagaagcccGTCGTGTCCGAGCCCATGGACGACAAGTTCAAACGAGGCGAAATCCATCAAGAAATCCGACGCATCTTCAATTCTAGGATAGAGACCAGCACGGGCGATGCCGGTGCTATCGTCGCCAGCTTCGCGGCACCCACACGAAGGGGCAAAAGAGGTCGGGGCGGCCGCAATCGCAACCGGAACAAGCAAGAAGATCAGCCTATCGGCGAGTATCTCCACTTTACTCTTTTCAAAGACAACCGCGATACCATGGATGCCGTCAACCAGATTGCACGCATCTTGAAGGTGAAGCCTCAAGTCATCAACTATGCGGGCACCAAGGATCGACGTGCATCTACAGTCCAGCGCTGTTCCGTCCGATACACGCGGGATAGAAGCCTGGCGGGTATCAATGGAAAGCTCTGGGGCATAACGACTGGCGATTACGAGTACAAGACGGATCCCATCCACCTTGGACAGCTACTAGGCAATGAGTTTGCCATCACTATCAAGAATTGCCAGATTCTCGGCGAGGACAGTGCCAAGCCTGTCCCTGAGCAGGCTGACTTAATGCATGCCAACGTGCAATCTGCTTTGGACCACATGACAGAGCACGGCTGGATCAACTACTTTGGCCATCAGCGATTCGGCACCCACCAGATCGGAACGCACGAGGTCGGAAAACTTATTCTGGGGGATAACTACGAAGGCGCCATCAATGCCATTCTTGCATACGACGAGGAAATTGCTCAAAAGGCAGAAACAGAGGGGATCCCCAACGAGCCGGCCAAGCGAGACGAATACAACCGCCACCTTGCCTGCATGCTGTTCAGGACCGAAAAGGACgtcgaaaaggccattgaaATCATGCCCAGGAGATTCGCGGCCGAAGTCTGCGTCCTGCGCCACCTCAACAGACAAGGCAAGCAGTCCAGAAGAGACTTTGTCGGAGCCCTCATCCACATCACCAGAGGTCTGCGATCAATGTACCTCCACGCATGCCAATCCCACGTGTGGAACCACGCCGCGAGCAGGCGATGGGAGCTCCATAGCGAGAAAGTCATCAAGGGCGACCTCGTCATTGTCGAAACCGAAGCCACTCCCCAAGTCAGCGGCCAAGAtcaagacggcgacgacatcatcaatCCCGTAAACCCcgtcgaggatgatgacgatatTCCTCTCCAGGCCAGGCCTTTgaccgaggaggaggccgcCAGTGGGAAATATACAGTGTACGACATTGTTCTCCCTACTCCCGGCTACGACGTCATCTACCCAGATAACGAGATTGGCGAGTTCTACAAAGACTTCATGGGCCGCGAGGAGAACGGCAGCCTGGATCCCCACAAGATGCGCCGCATGCGCCGCGAATTCAGCCTTCCGGGACGCTACCGCAAGCTGATGAACAGGTTCCTCGCCAAGCCCAGCGTCGAGTTCAAGACGTACTcggacgacgaagagcagATGCACCCCACCGATTTGGATCTCATCAAAGCCGATCGCAAAACCGGTACTCATGCTAGTAATAATAAACGCTCCCGTGAGGACGGAGATGACGCGAGGCCGAGCAAGGTGGCCAAGGTGGAAGGAGAAAACGAAGCGTCCAATCAGACCTCACAGGAGGagggtgctgctgccagcgccaaggttgaagaaacagaaactaCAAACGCACAAGAATCCATGGAGGTGGACAAGCCGCTCAAGATCGCCGCAATTGTCAAATTCCAGCTCGGCAGAAGCGCCTACGCCACCGTCACGCTGCGGGAACTCATGGGTGACCCCCCGGAGAGTAATGCATCCTAA
- a CDS encoding uncharacterized protein (EggNog:ENOG41), whose protein sequence is MTPAYVLLLPLPDIYDALSSIGLLDPGTRRLNEPKLLELSDDIRTHLLEGASLGDSAEIIKRTVRELVRDESSAIPVLDFAAIQNARLDKLLSEMLTLGHQQALLSPRSRVDTLMAERLQRLWMARFREKYFNIDQIRHQNLSKTGRLKDIMFNDVATNSWDLWQAEGSETLSGLESNLQFKPGQ, encoded by the coding sequence ATGACACCAGCATATGTCCTCTTGCTACCCTTGCCAGATATTTACGACGCGCTGTCATCCATCGGCCTACTTGATCCCGGTACCAGGCGTTTGAATGAACCTAAGCTTCTAGAGCTGTCTGACGACATTCGGACTCACCTTCTTGAAGGCGCTTCTCTAGGCGACAGCGCAGAAATCATCAAGCGAACTGTCCGTGAGCTGGTAAGGGACGAGAGTAGTGCCATACCTGTACTGGATTTTGCTGCCATCCAGAATGCTCGACTGGATAAACTGCTTTCCGAAATGTTGACCCTAGGCCACCAGCAAGCTTTGCTTTCTCCTCGATCCCGCGTTGATACCTTGATGGCCGAAAGGTTGCAGAGGCTATGGATGGCTCGATTTCGTGAAAAGTATTTCAACATTGATCAAATCCGGCATCAAAACCTATCTAAGACTGGCAGGCTGAAAGATATCATGTTCAATGATGTAGCCACGAACAGCTGGGACTTGTGGCAAGCAGAGGGCAGTGAGACACTATCAGGCCTTGAATCAAATCTCCAGTTCAAACCGGGACAGTAA